In Bacteroidota bacterium, the DNA window GTTGCGCGAATGATTGTACTCCGATTCCTCGTCGCAGTGCACGTGCTGCACATAGTTGAAGATCATGATCATGTAGAGCGCGAACTGCTGCGGCACCACGATGAACAGCAACGCTTTCTGCCAGTCGATCAGCAGCGCAACACCGACATACACGATCAGAGCGACATACTGCATCACATACTCCCAGAAGTACGGACGGTCGGTCTTCCACATCTCTTTGAGATACGAGCGGATCGGCGTCTGCTGGAAGTAGCTCGAGATCGTCGGATACGTCAGTAGCGTGATCAGATTGTTCTTCTCACTGTAGCGATAGGTGATCGTATAATCGCCCGCTTTGTTATTAAGCTTGTGGTGGTTCTTATTATGCGTCGGGATCCAGCCGAACGCCGGAAACCCATAGAAGAGCGTCAGCCAATAATCCATGAAGACGTTCATCCACTTCGGCTTGAACGTCGCGACGTGATTGTGGTTGTGCGCGATCACGGCTGTTGCCACGCCGAGATACAAGCTCAGGACGAACAGAAAAATATTAAAATGCGGGAGGCTCCACTGCACAATCAGTGTCGCAGTTGTTACCACCATATAGATCACTGTGCGAATGTCGGCACGATACTTCAGCATTCTTCGGATACTCTCTTAGAACTGATGACGAAAAAATACCGCCCTTGTGGTGGTCGGCGGCCGTTCATAATTATACGTCTCAACCTTGGGGCGGCCAAGACGAATTCCTATCGTTATTATTCTAACTCTGGCTGCCGAGATGTCGTTTCGGAGAAATTGTCTGTCTTAACATCTATCTGGCCGTAATACACGTTCGTCGTGTATTCGAAGACTACCCGACCGTCGTCGGCATGCTGCCGAAATAGATCGGTAAATGCCGCTATCATTGCCTCAAGCGCCGGTCCCTCGTTCGGCACATACGACGACGAAAGAAGCCGCCCCAGCATCCCCTCGAGACCAAAGACCTGCCGGTTCTCGAACGTCACGTGCCGGTACTCACCACCGAACAGCGTCCTCATCGCCGTCAGATCACCCCAGGCATGACTTACATCCTTATAGTCGGTACCATGTGTTAAGAGCAATGATTCATACTCTTGCAGGAATGGCGTTGCGTCGATTTCCCGGTCGTTCCAGACCAGCACGACCCAACCATCGGGCTTGAGTATACGCAAGAACTCAGTGCGGGCAGATTCGGGATCGAACCAGTGGAATGCCTGCGCAGCGGTGATGATACCGACCGAATGATCGGCGAGCGTGGTGGCGTCAGACGTCCCGCCGATGTGACGAATATTCGGATACAGCGCGAGCAATTGCTCTGACGCCTCGCGCATCGGCACATTCGGTTCGACAGCAAATATGGTCGCGCCGGTCTTGGCGAGTAGCTCCGTGAATATCCCCGTCCCAGACCCGACATCAGCAACCACCGAACCCGGATCAAGCCCGAGCTCTCGCTGCAAATACTCGATCAACTCCGGAGGATACGACGGCCGGTACTTAATGTAGTTCTCAACGCGATCGGAAAAACGGGCGGTAGTATTCATCTCAACAGAACCTCTTTCAGTAGTGGCACGGGCTCTTAGCCCGTGCACGCGATGCGCTAGCGAGCGTACGCGTCGAGGAGAGTGCTCGCTTCGCATTGCACTGCACGGACTAAGAGTCCGTGCCACCGCTTTGGGTGCCCTCCCCAATGTTACATTTTACATTTTACATTCCCCCGCCGCCGCTCACGCCGCCAGCGACTCCCCCGCTCCGCTGCGAGTCGTGATCGGCTTGCCTGTGCCTTCGACGCTTTCGCGCGTGACGGTCACGCGTTCGAGCTTCGCATCGTCGGGCAGCGAGAACATCAGCTCGGTCAGGACCTTCTCCATGATCGAGCGCAGCGCACGTGCACCCGTCCCGCGGCGGACGGCTTCGTCGATGATCGCATCGAGCGCATCGGCGCGGAAGTCGAGCTCGACGCCTTCCATCGCGAAGAGTTTTTTGTACTGCTTCACGAGCGCGTTCTTCGGCTCGGTGAGGATCTGCAGCAGCGCCTCGCGCGACAAACCATTCAACGCGGCAAGCACCGGCAAGCGGCCGATGAGCTCGGGGATGAAGCCAAATTTCAATAGGTCGTCCTGCTCGGCGAATTGGAAAATGTTTTGCTCTTTCTCCTCGCTCTTCTCCGGGAATGCCGCGCCGAACCCGATCGGGTTCTGGTGCATGCGCTTGAGGATGATCTTTTCCAGACCATCGAAGGCGCCGCCGGCGATGAAGAGGATGTGCTTCGTATTGATATAGATCAGCGGCTGCTCGGGATGCTTGCGGCCGCCTTTGGGCGGGACGCCCGCGACCGTGCCTTCGAGCAGTTTCAACAAGCCCTGCTGCACGCCTTCGCCGGACACATCGCGCGTGATCGACGCGCTATCGCTGCGGCGCGAGATCTTATCGACCTCATCGAGATACACGATGCCGCGCTCGGCACGGCTGACGTCGTACTCGGCCGACTGCAGCAGCGCCGAGAGGATCGACTCCACGTCGTCGCCGACGTACCCCGCTTCGGTGAGCGTCGTTGCATCGGCGACGGCGAACGGCACGTCGAGGATGCGCGCGAGCGTCCGAGCCAGCAGCGTCTTGCCCGTGCCGGTCGGACCCATCAAGAGGATATTCGCTTTCTCGATCTCGGTGTCCTCGAAGCCCGGCACGCCGATGAGCGTCTCGGATTCGATGCGCTTGAAGTGGTTATAGACCGCGACCGAAAGGACCTTCTTCGCTTCGTCCTGCCCGATCACATACTCATCGAGCGATTTCTTGATCGAACGAGGCGTGACGCGTGCGAGGCCGGCTTTGCGCGTGTTCGCGCGCGGCGTGAAGTCGGGCAGATGCGCCCGCAGCAGCTCGACATTGTTCGCCGAACAGATATCGCAGATATACGCATCGCCATACGGCGCGCTGATGAGCGTCGTCACCTCGTCGGCCGGCCGCAGACAGAACGAACACCGCGGCATC includes these proteins:
- a CDS encoding fatty acid desaturase, encoding MLKYRADIRTVIYMVVTTATLIVQWSLPHFNIFLFVLSLYLGVATAVIAHNHNHVATFKPKWMNVFMDYWLTLFYGFPAFGWIPTHNKNHHKLNNKAGDYTITYRYSEKNNLITLLTYPTISSYFQQTPIRSYLKEMWKTDRPYFWEYVMQYVALIVYVGVALLIDWQKALLFIVVPQQFALYMIMIFNYVQHVHCDEESEYNHSRNFLGLTNLFLFNNGYHTVHHMRASTHWSETPAAHAKVAHLIDPELNASGFWSFMFKTYILGLVMPKMRTHSMRLERMGHTHESPLVPAA
- a CDS encoding methyltransferase domain-containing protein, yielding MNTTARFSDRVENYIKYRPSYPPELIEYLQRELGLDPGSVVADVGSGTGIFTELLAKTGATIFAVEPNVPMREASEQLLALYPNIRHIGGTSDATTLADHSVGIITAAQAFHWFDPESARTEFLRILKPDGWVVLVWNDREIDATPFLQEYESLLLTHGTDYKDVSHAWGDLTAMRTLFGGEYRHVTFENRQVFGLEGMLGRLLSSSYVPNEGPALEAMIAAFTDLFRQHADDGRVVFEYTTNVYYGQIDVKTDNFSETTSRQPELE
- the clpX gene encoding ATP-dependent Clp protease ATP-binding subunit ClpX; this encodes MPRCSFCLRPADEVTTLISAPYGDAYICDICSANNVELLRAHLPDFTPRANTRKAGLARVTPRSIKKSLDEYVIGQDEAKKVLSVAVYNHFKRIESETLIGVPGFEDTEIEKANILLMGPTGTGKTLLARTLARILDVPFAVADATTLTEAGYVGDDVESILSALLQSAEYDVSRAERGIVYLDEVDKISRRSDSASITRDVSGEGVQQGLLKLLEGTVAGVPPKGGRKHPEQPLIYINTKHILFIAGGAFDGLEKIILKRMHQNPIGFGAAFPEKSEEKEQNIFQFAEQDDLLKFGFIPELIGRLPVLAALNGLSREALLQILTEPKNALVKQYKKLFAMEGVELDFRADALDAIIDEAVRRGTGARALRSIMEKVLTELMFSLPDDAKLERVTVTRESVEGTGKPITTRSGAGESLAA